A stretch of the Bacteroidia bacterium genome encodes the following:
- the nuoK gene encoding NADH-quinone oxidoreductase subunit NuoK: protein MVPEVIKLVPLHYYIFFAVALFIIGVIGVLIRRNALIIFMCVEIMLNAVNMLFVAFSAYRSDPAGQVFVFFIMAVAAAEVAVGLAIVVMIYRNLRSVDTSLLSNLKW, encoded by the coding sequence ATGGTTCCCGAGGTTATTAAGCTTGTTCCATTACATTATTACATCTTTTTTGCAGTTGCATTATTCATAATTGGTGTAATAGGTGTACTTATCCGTCGTAATGCACTAATTATTTTTATGTGCGTAGAGATAATGCTTAATGCTGTAAACATGCTATTTGTAGCTTTTTCAGCTTATCGTTCAGATCCAGCGGGACAGGTTTTTGTGTTTTTCATTATGGCAGTTGCTGCAGCTGAGGTAGCTGTAGGTTTAGCTATAGTCGTAATGATTTACCGCAACTTACGCAGTGTGGATACGAGCTTGCTTAGCAACCTGAAATGGTAA